In the Qipengyuania gelatinilytica genome, CGTCGCGACCCAGCATCTTGCGCCCAATCCGCGCCGTTCGCTGTGCGAATGGAAGGGCCAGGCGCGCTACTGGGATGTCGTGATCGAGGATGAAAGGCTCGAGGCTGCCTGCTGGAGCTATCAGGAACCGACCGCCAGCTTCGTGCCGATCGCCGGGTTTTTCGCTTTCTACCCCGAACCATTCGACGAATGCCTCGTTGATGGCGAACAGGTCATCCCGCAGCCGGGCGGCTTCTACGGCGGCTGGATCACCAGCCGCGAGGCAGGTCCGTTCAAGGGCATCCCCGGAAGCCGTTTCTGGTAGGGCATGACGCGCGCAATTTTTCGCGCTAGGGCCTCAGCCGTAGACGCGACCCAATAGCCGGAACCCGAGTGCTCAACTTCCTCCCCGCAATCGACCGCTACATCTTCCGGCTGGTGATAGTCCCCATGCTGGGGGTCTTCGCGCTGGCGGCCTCGCTGCTGGTGCTCGACAAGATGCTGCGCCTGCTCGACTTCGTCGCGGTGGAAGGCGGACCGGTCGGCGTCGTGTTCAAGATGCTCGCCACGCTGCTGCCCGAATATGCGAGCCTTGCGATCCCGCTCGGCCTGCTGCTCGGTATCCTGCTTGCCTTCCGCAAGCTGGCGACGACGAGCGAACTCGATGTCTTCCGCGCTGTCGGCATGTCCTATGGCCGCCTGCTGCGCGTCCCCTTTGCGATCACCGCCGTGCTGATGACGGTCAATGTCGCGCTGGTCTTCTTCATCCAGCCGGTCAGCCGTTTCACCTACGAGCGGCTCGAATACGAACTGCGTTCCGGCGCGCTCGGCGCCTCGATCAAGGTGGGCGAGTTCACCACGCTGGCCGACCGCATGGCGCTGCGCATCGAAGAGAGCGAGAACGAGGGCCGCCAGCTCAAGGGCATTTTCGCCCGCGTAGCAAACGACAAGGGGCAAGTTCTCTCGATCAGCGCGAAGGAAGGCGCTTTCCTCGCGACGACCGATGATCCCGACACTATCATCCTGCGGTTGACCGAAGGCACCATCGTCCAGGACACCGGAAGCCAGACCCCGCGCGTGCTCACCTTCACGCGGCACGACCTGCCGATCGACCTGCCCGCGATCGAGGAATTCCGCGCCCGCGGAGAGGACGAGCGGGAGTATATCCTGCCCGAGCTGTTACGCATCGGCTGGGCCGATAACGAAACCGAGACCAAGCGCGATGCCTCCCAGGCCAGTTTCAATTTTAGGCTGGTCGAGGTGGTGATGATGGCGCTGATGCCCTTGCTCGCCGTTGCGCTCGGCATACCGCCCAAGCGAAGTACCAGCGCACTTGGCGTGTTCCTCTCGATCATCATGGTGGTCGCCTATCACAAGGTGAACCAGTACGGAGAGGATCTGGCCGCGATAGGGATGTTCGATCCCATACTGGCCTTGTGGGTGCCGTTCATCCTCTTCGCCGCACTGATCATGTGGATGTATTATCGCGTCGCCTTCGTGCCGGGCGGACAGGCCATCGGCGCGCTCGAAAACTGGTTTTCGAAGATCGGCAAGCGCATCGGCAAGCTGTTCAAACGCAACCGGCGCGTTGTGATCGATGAGGAGACAAGCTGATGCAGCTCGACTTCTTCCCTTCGCGCACGCTTACGATGTATCTCGCGAAGCTGTTCGTGGTCCGCATCCTGGCGGTTCTCGTCATGCTGGTGCTGGTGCTGATGATGCTCGACTTGCTGTCGAACAGCGGCAAGATCCTCGCGGTGGAGGGCAACGGCCAGGGTGAGCTCCTCACCTATGCGGGTCTCAGGATACCGCAGCTGATCCAGCGTTTCCTGCCCTATTCGGTGCTTCTGGCGACGCTGATCTCGTTGGTGACGCTCAACCAGAACAGCGAAGTCATCGCGATGAAAGCCGCCGGATTGTCCGCGCACCAGGTCCTCGCGCCGCTGCTGCTGACCGCGCTTGCGGTGGGTGCCTTCAGTTTCGTCTTCAACGAAAGGGTGGTGACCCGCGCCACGGCTACGCTCAAGGCCTGGGACGCAGCGGAATACGGTCCGATCCCGGAGGAATCCTCAGTCAGGGCCAATGTCTATCTCGCAGAAGGCAGCAATGTCCTGACCGCAGCACAGCTGACCGGTAGCGGCGAGACGATCCGCATGCGCGATGTCACCTGGTACCGCCGCAGCCCCGATGGCGCGATCGTCGAGCAGATCGATGCCGACACCGCCAGCTTTGCCAGCCCCGGCTGGAGGCTGGAGGGCGTGACCCGTTTCGATGTCGGCTCGGCTTCCACGCAGGAGCAGGAGAGCATCGTCGTCGGCGAGGAACTGACCCCCGACCAGATCGACCTTGCCAAGATCGATCCGGACGCGATCCCCTTCTGGGATCTCGGCGAACAGATTGACGCGTTCGAGGAGGCCGGCAGACGAACGGGCGAAATGCGGGCCAAGTGGTGGCACAAGCTGTCGGGTCCGCTGTCGTCCTTCCTCATGCCATTGCTCGGCGCGGTAGCGGCCTTCGGCCTCGCCCGTTCAGGCCAGCTCTTCGTGCGTGCGCTTATCGGCATGGCCCTGGGCTTTGCCTATTTCGTGGTCGACAATGCCGCGCTCGCGATGGGCAACTTCGGCGGTTACCCGCCTTTCCTCGCGGCCTGGGCTCCCTTCCTGCTGTTCGCCCTCATCGGCGAGACGGTGCTGATCCGCACAGAAGAATGAGCGATTTCGCCATCCGTCTGGCGCGCTTGGAGGATGCCGATGCCCTCCCGGCGATCGAACTGGCTGCAGGAAAGCTTTTCGAGACGGTCGAGCGGCTGGCAAATGTAGCCGGCATGCATGCGATCCCCGCCGACGAACAGCGCCGCATGATCCGCAAGGGCCACTGCCTCGTGGCGACGAGCGAGGACAGCATAGTCGGCTTCCTGTCGACAGAGCCCTTCCGCCGCGAACTCCATATCCGCGAATTCTCTGTCCATCCCGATGCTCAAGGCAAGGGGATCGGCAGCGTGCTGCTGCGCGCGATTGCCATCGATGCGGGAAATAGCGGCTTTCAGGCTATCACGCTGACGACCTTCAGCGATGTGCCGTGGAACGCGCCATTCTATGCAAGGCATGGCTTCGAGACGATTGCCGAACTCGAGGCTCATCCCCGCCTTGCGGCCGACATCGACCAGGAAGTCGAACACGGCCTGCCGCGCGATCGGCGCTGCGCGATGATCAAATTCCTCGGCTGAACATCTTCACGGGAACCGCCTCAATTTCGGCGCATTGATGACACAATGATGCCACAAAGGAGATACGGCATGAAGAAATTCGCAATTCCCGCCCTTGCCGCTGCCATGGCCCTGGCTGCCTGCGGTGAAGCCGAAGCACCCGAGGCCGAAAGCGATACCGTTGTCGTCGAAGAGCCGGTAGCGACCGAAACCGTCATGACCGATCCGGTCGCGACCGAAGACGAAGGTTCGAGTGTCACGATCGACGGCGCCAATGTCGACGCCACGATCAGCGAAGACGGTGTGCAGGCACAAATCGACGCCAATTAAGCGACGCATTTCATGGGGTCGCATGACCCGTGATCGAAAGGCCGCTCCCAATCACCGAGGGGGGCGGCCTTTTTCGTGCGCGGTCGAGATTGCCTTAGGCGCGGCGCCCCATGGTGCTGCGGGCGATACGCGCCACCAAGACGCCCATGCCCTTGTGGTTTGCGCCGTGATAGGTCGAAGTCTCGCCCAGTTCTTTCACGAGGCGACGGTGGGCTTCGGGAAGCGAATGGTATGGCATCGAAGGCATCAGGTGATGCAGCGCATGATAGCGCAGGCCGACCGGTGCCCAGATCTCTGCGATACGGCCCGGCGGGGGCACGTTCACACTGTCGAGGAACTGCGCGGTGACAGTCATCGCCTCGCCCTCGTTCTCCCACAGATGCGCCACCAGCGTGCGCAGCTGGTTGAGCAGTGCCACGGCCGAAGCAACACCAAGCGCGACAAGCAGCGGCTTCCAGCCGAAAACCAACACGCTGCCGATAAGGAGCCAGGCCCAGATCGCCCCCGCAGCTTCCTGAAGCAGGACGCGCGGTTTCAGGTCGCCTTCGGGCGGACGACGGCGGAACTCGGGATTGATCGCCAGTGCACTTGCCCGCTGCCAGGTGATCTGGCGGATCGGCGGGATGATCGCGCCCAGCGGTACCAGAACGGCAAAGCGGAACAGCAGCGCGACCGGCGCGAGGATCGCAATGATCACGAACAGCGGCAGGCTCCAGGCATTCATCAGCGCGAGCGGCAGGTATTCGGGATCCTCGACAGTCCCGTATTGCGTGCGCTTGTGATGCAGCGTGTGTACCTGCTCGTACATGAAGGAGGGGGTCAGCATCGGAATGCCGACCAGCGCATTCCAGCCCGTGCGGAAGCCCGGCAGCGCACCATTACGGAAATGCGAGATTTCGTGGATGAAAAGCAGTGCGCGATAGAGCGAGAGCACCGATACCACAGCCAGCACTATGGCAAGCGCAGTGCTTTCGATCAGGATTGCGCCCGCAAGCGTAGCATAGCCGATCAGCGCCGAAGCGATCATGTCGGTCCAGTAAATCGCCGCGCGATGCTCCGAGATATCCTTGGTCAGGTCGCGCGCAGCACGAAGCATCGCCTTGTCGTCGGCGATCTGCGAATGCCAGCCGCGCTTGGCGCGCAGTTGCGCGGGATCGGCGGCCGGAAGGGTCTGGTCGAGTTTCATGGTCTTTTTCCTGGGGGCGGCCTTAGTGCAAAGGCACGAAAAAGGACAGTGCCCGCTCTCGATCATAGTAATCGAAGCGGCGCGATTCCTTGACAAAGATCAACTGCCATACTCAGGGCTAACCG is a window encoding:
- a CDS encoding DUF427 domain-containing protein; this encodes MAFFGHPEPDPVRKGQESVWDYPRPAILEKTDRHIVIRHHGVTIADTRAAYRTLETSHPPTYYLPPRDVATQHLAPNPRRSLCEWKGQARYWDVVIEDERLEAACWSYQEPTASFVPIAGFFAFYPEPFDECLVDGEQVIPQPGGFYGGWITSREAGPFKGIPGSRFW
- a CDS encoding LptF/LptG family permease, coding for MLNFLPAIDRYIFRLVIVPMLGVFALAASLLVLDKMLRLLDFVAVEGGPVGVVFKMLATLLPEYASLAIPLGLLLGILLAFRKLATTSELDVFRAVGMSYGRLLRVPFAITAVLMTVNVALVFFIQPVSRFTYERLEYELRSGALGASIKVGEFTTLADRMALRIEESENEGRQLKGIFARVANDKGQVLSISAKEGAFLATTDDPDTIILRLTEGTIVQDTGSQTPRVLTFTRHDLPIDLPAIEEFRARGEDEREYILPELLRIGWADNETETKRDASQASFNFRLVEVVMMALMPLLAVALGIPPKRSTSALGVFLSIIMVVAYHKVNQYGEDLAAIGMFDPILALWVPFILFAALIMWMYYRVAFVPGGQAIGALENWFSKIGKRIGKLFKRNRRVVIDEETS
- the lptG gene encoding LPS export ABC transporter permease LptG, with protein sequence MQLDFFPSRTLTMYLAKLFVVRILAVLVMLVLVLMMLDLLSNSGKILAVEGNGQGELLTYAGLRIPQLIQRFLPYSVLLATLISLVTLNQNSEVIAMKAAGLSAHQVLAPLLLTALAVGAFSFVFNERVVTRATATLKAWDAAEYGPIPEESSVRANVYLAEGSNVLTAAQLTGSGETIRMRDVTWYRRSPDGAIVEQIDADTASFASPGWRLEGVTRFDVGSASTQEQESIVVGEELTPDQIDLAKIDPDAIPFWDLGEQIDAFEEAGRRTGEMRAKWWHKLSGPLSSFLMPLLGAVAAFGLARSGQLFVRALIGMALGFAYFVVDNAALAMGNFGGYPPFLAAWAPFLLFALIGETVLIRTEE
- a CDS encoding GNAT family N-acetyltransferase encodes the protein MSDFAIRLARLEDADALPAIELAAGKLFETVERLANVAGMHAIPADEQRRMIRKGHCLVATSEDSIVGFLSTEPFRRELHIREFSVHPDAQGKGIGSVLLRAIAIDAGNSGFQAITLTTFSDVPWNAPFYARHGFETIAELEAHPRLAADIDQEVEHGLPRDRRCAMIKFLG
- a CDS encoding fatty acid desaturase family protein — encoded protein: MKLDQTLPAADPAQLRAKRGWHSQIADDKAMLRAARDLTKDISEHRAAIYWTDMIASALIGYATLAGAILIESTALAIVLAVVSVLSLYRALLFIHEISHFRNGALPGFRTGWNALVGIPMLTPSFMYEQVHTLHHKRTQYGTVEDPEYLPLALMNAWSLPLFVIIAILAPVALLFRFAVLVPLGAIIPPIRQITWQRASALAINPEFRRRPPEGDLKPRVLLQEAAGAIWAWLLIGSVLVFGWKPLLVALGVASAVALLNQLRTLVAHLWENEGEAMTVTAQFLDSVNVPPPGRIAEIWAPVGLRYHALHHLMPSMPYHSLPEAHRRLVKELGETSTYHGANHKGMGVLVARIARSTMGRRA